A genome region from Setaria italica strain Yugu1 chromosome III, Setaria_italica_v2.0, whole genome shotgun sequence includes the following:
- the LOC101767815 gene encoding protein NLP3 isoform X2, translating into MEFDFDSPDGGDAWLLDAMATSLHFSAASPPLPPPWPCGDPHHPSVPLDTAALQDDAPGARAGKSEITKKGEPINGKCQVHLSMVDDYSHSSYFLKEKLTLALRYFKDSTNQHLLVQVWVPIRKGDRYMLSTSGQPFVLDKRSIGLLQYRAVSIMYMFSVDGNNVKDLGLPGRVYKQGVPEWTPNVQYYSITEYARLNHAISYNVHGTVALPVFDPSTKSCIAVVELIMTSKKVNYANEVGKVCKALEAVSLKSTEVVEHPYVQICNEGHHAALVEMLEVLTVIGEELKLPLAQTWVPCKYQNSLVIDAHMWGFRDACVEHHLQKGQGVSGKAFILHRPCFCKDVTRFSKMEYPLVHYARMFGLAGCFSVCLQSAYTGNDDYVLEFFLPPDCRKDDEQKVLLESILALLTQHLHSLHLATDEGSSEELQVSAITVINNDVQHLNFEGGIHASHESKTNGILGPDSQKRIVSTEYEMWLSPENDTKCNGKLFVGPKGGCTSDSLLPDNNSKHQVRRRGKAEKTFSLEVIQHYFTGSLKNAAKSLGVCPTTMKRICRQHGISRWPSRQISKVNRSISKLKKVIESVEGSESGFTLTSITGPLPVPFSPSNPINIKNGQQTEVIDLSIPSVQENRGSSLQSKLLENDDRLGMAIPQQSFLANLSRQIEREKASNLRSSSGEPSTHSGTSEESCLGSPANKTFVSTLMEPQQNMWKPDSFTQELFQTQDLLLPGLFVNGSGSSENCKNHITDAVNEPSVVPLGSLMSADNSGIVTVKARYKEDLLRFRFPCSASIIDLKDEVAKRIQADVGVFDIKYLDDDHEWVKLTCDADLEECMEISRLSGSNVLRLLVTDIAPILGSSCGSTG; encoded by the exons ATGGAGTTCGACTTCGACTcccccgacggcggcgacgcctgGCTGCTCGACGCCATGGCCACGTCGCTCCACTTCTCGGCCGcgtccccgccgctgccgccgccgtggccctgCGGCGACCCGCACCACCCCTCCGTGCCGCTGGACACGGCCGCCCTGCAGGACGACGCCCCGGGCGCGCGCGCCG GGAAATCTGAAATAACCAAGAAAGGCGAACCTATCAATGGTAAATGCCAGGTTCATCTTTCCATGGTTGATGATTATTCTCATAGCTCTTATTTCTTGAAGGAAAAGCTCACATTAGCTCTGAGGTACTTCAAGGACTCTACCAATCAGCATTTGTTGGTTCAGGTTTGGGTGCCTATCAGGAAAGGGGATCGCTACATGCTAAGTACTTCAGGGCAGCCCTTTGTGCTTGATAAACGGAGTATCGGACTTCTTCAGTATAGGGCTGTGTCCATTATGTATATGTTTTCTGTGGATGGGAACAATGTCAAAGACTTGGGACTACCTGGGCGCGTATACAAGCAGGGAGTACCTGAATGGACACCCAATGTGCAGTACTACAGCATTACCGAATATGCACGGCTTAACCATGCAATAAGTTACAATGTTCATGGTACTGTTGCCTTACCTGTGTTTGATCCTTCCACGAAGTCATGCATTGCTGTTGTTGAACTTATAATGACATCAAAGAAAGTAAACTATGCAAATGAGGTTGGTAAAGTCTGCAAAGCTCTTGAG GCCGTGAGTCTTAAAAGCACTGAAGTTGTGGAACATCCATATGTTCAG ATATGTAATGAAGGTCATCATGCTGCTCTTGTAGAGATGTTGGAAGTCCTGACAGTAATTGGTGAAGAGCTCAAACTGCCCTTAGCTCAGACTTGGGTGCCTTGCAAATACCAAAATTCACTG GTTATTGATGCTCATATGTGGGGATTCCGAGATGCATGTGTAGAGCACCACCTGCAGAAAGGACAAGGAGTTTCCGGAAAGGCATTCATCCTACATAGGCCTTGCTTTTGCAAAGACGTGACTAGATTCTCTAAAATGGAATATCCCCTTGTGCATTATGCTCGTATGTTTGGATTAGCTGGGTGTTTTTCAGTATGCCTGCAAAGTGCTTATACTGGAAATGATGATTATGTACTAGAGTTTTTCCTGCCACCTGATTGCAGAAAAGATGATGAGCAAAAGGTTCTTTTGGAGTCCATCTTAGCTCTGCTGACACAGCATCTTCATAGTTTACATTTAGCCACTGATGAAGGCTCTAGTGAAGAACTTCAAGTCAGTGCTATCACTGTAATCAATAACGATGTACAACATCTGAACTTTGAAGGTGGCATTCATGCATCGCATGAGAGCAAAACGAATGGAATCCTTGGGCCTGACAGCCAGAAAAGAATAGTTTCAACGGAATATGAAATGTGGCTATCACCTGAAAATGACACCAAATGCAATGGCAAATTATTTGTTGGACCAAAAGGTGGCTGTACCTCAGATTCTTTGTTGCCTGACAACAATAGCAAACATCAAGTAAGGAGACGAGGAAAAGCAGAAAAAACATTCAGTTTGGAAGTTATTCAACATTATTTTACTGGAAGCTTGAAGAATGCAGCAAAAAGCCTTGGAG TATGTCCTACAACTATGAAGCGCATCTGCAGGCAACATGGTATTTCTCGCTGGCCATCTCGGCAAATCAGCAAGGTTAACCGTTCTATTTCAAAATTAAAGAAGGTGATTGAATCTGTTGAAGGATCGGAGAGTGGATTTACTCTCACATCTATCACGGGTCCTCTTCCAGTTCCTTTCAGTCCATCCAATCCTATCAATATAAAGAACGGACAGCAAACCGAGGTTATTGACCTTTCCATCCCTTCTGTTCAAGAAAACAGAGGTTCGTCCTTGCAAAGTAAGTTATTAGAGAATGATGATCGCCTAGGCATGGCCATTCCTCAGCAAAGCTTTCTGGCTAATCTCAGCAGACAGATTGAACGGGAGAAAGCTTCAaacttgagaagttcttctggAGAACCTAGCACGCATTCAGGGACGTCAGAAGAATCCTGCCTTGGTAGCCCTGCAAACAAGACGTTTGTTTCAACACTCATGGAACCACAACAAAACATGTGGAAACCAGATAGCTTCACACAAGAGTTATTTCAAACACAGGACCTGCTGCTTCCAGGACTGTTTGTTAACGGTTCAGGAAGCTCTGAAAATTGCAAGAACCACATCACAGATGCAGTTAACGAACCTTCTGTAGTCCCTCTTGGCAGTCTTATGTCTGCAGATAATTCAGGGATAGTAACAGTAAAGGCACGCTACAAGGAAGACCTTTTAAGGTTTCGGTTCCCATGTTCTGCAAGTATTATTGATTTGAAAGATGAGGTGGCCAAACGGATACAGGCAGATGTTGGTGTCTTTGATATCAAGTATCTTGATGATGATCATGAATGGGTGAAGCTGACATGTGATGCTGACTTAGAAGAGTGCATGGAGATCTCCCGGCTATCTGGTAGCAACGTTTTGAGGCTGTTGGTCACTGACATTGCTCCGATCCTTGGTAGTTCTTGTGGGAGCACTGGATGA
- the LOC101767815 gene encoding protein NLP3 isoform X1: MEFDFDSPDGGDAWLLDAMATSLHFSAASPPLPPPWPCGDPHHPSVPLDTAALQDDAPGARAGKSEITKKGEPINGKCQVHLSMVDDYSHSSYFLKEKLTLALRYFKDSTNQHLLVQVWVPIRKGDRYMLSTSGQPFVLDKRSIGLLQYRAVSIMYMFSVDGNNVKDLGLPGRVYKQGVPEWTPNVQYYSITEYARLNHAISYNVHGTVALPVFDPSTKSCIAVVELIMTSKKVNYANEVGKVCKALEAVSLKSTEVVEHPYVQICNEGHHAALVEMLEVLTVIGEELKLPLAQTWVPCKYQNSLVPCGGVKKSCFNIHGSCAQELCISTSDVAFQVIDAHMWGFRDACVEHHLQKGQGVSGKAFILHRPCFCKDVTRFSKMEYPLVHYARMFGLAGCFSVCLQSAYTGNDDYVLEFFLPPDCRKDDEQKVLLESILALLTQHLHSLHLATDEGSSEELQVSAITVINNDVQHLNFEGGIHASHESKTNGILGPDSQKRIVSTEYEMWLSPENDTKCNGKLFVGPKGGCTSDSLLPDNNSKHQVRRRGKAEKTFSLEVIQHYFTGSLKNAAKSLGVCPTTMKRICRQHGISRWPSRQISKVNRSISKLKKVIESVEGSESGFTLTSITGPLPVPFSPSNPINIKNGQQTEVIDLSIPSVQENRGSSLQSKLLENDDRLGMAIPQQSFLANLSRQIEREKASNLRSSSGEPSTHSGTSEESCLGSPANKTFVSTLMEPQQNMWKPDSFTQELFQTQDLLLPGLFVNGSGSSENCKNHITDAVNEPSVVPLGSLMSADNSGIVTVKARYKEDLLRFRFPCSASIIDLKDEVAKRIQADVGVFDIKYLDDDHEWVKLTCDADLEECMEISRLSGSNVLRLLVTDIAPILGSSCGSTG; this comes from the exons ATGGAGTTCGACTTCGACTcccccgacggcggcgacgcctgGCTGCTCGACGCCATGGCCACGTCGCTCCACTTCTCGGCCGcgtccccgccgctgccgccgccgtggccctgCGGCGACCCGCACCACCCCTCCGTGCCGCTGGACACGGCCGCCCTGCAGGACGACGCCCCGGGCGCGCGCGCCG GGAAATCTGAAATAACCAAGAAAGGCGAACCTATCAATGGTAAATGCCAGGTTCATCTTTCCATGGTTGATGATTATTCTCATAGCTCTTATTTCTTGAAGGAAAAGCTCACATTAGCTCTGAGGTACTTCAAGGACTCTACCAATCAGCATTTGTTGGTTCAGGTTTGGGTGCCTATCAGGAAAGGGGATCGCTACATGCTAAGTACTTCAGGGCAGCCCTTTGTGCTTGATAAACGGAGTATCGGACTTCTTCAGTATAGGGCTGTGTCCATTATGTATATGTTTTCTGTGGATGGGAACAATGTCAAAGACTTGGGACTACCTGGGCGCGTATACAAGCAGGGAGTACCTGAATGGACACCCAATGTGCAGTACTACAGCATTACCGAATATGCACGGCTTAACCATGCAATAAGTTACAATGTTCATGGTACTGTTGCCTTACCTGTGTTTGATCCTTCCACGAAGTCATGCATTGCTGTTGTTGAACTTATAATGACATCAAAGAAAGTAAACTATGCAAATGAGGTTGGTAAAGTCTGCAAAGCTCTTGAG GCCGTGAGTCTTAAAAGCACTGAAGTTGTGGAACATCCATATGTTCAG ATATGTAATGAAGGTCATCATGCTGCTCTTGTAGAGATGTTGGAAGTCCTGACAGTAATTGGTGAAGAGCTCAAACTGCCCTTAGCTCAGACTTGGGTGCCTTGCAAATACCAAAATTCACTGGTACCTTGTGGTGGTGTGAAGAAGAGTTGCTTCAATATTCATGGAAGTTGTGCCCAAGAATTATGCATATCAACTAGTGATGTTGCGTTTCAGGTTATTGATGCTCATATGTGGGGATTCCGAGATGCATGTGTAGAGCACCACCTGCAGAAAGGACAAGGAGTTTCCGGAAAGGCATTCATCCTACATAGGCCTTGCTTTTGCAAAGACGTGACTAGATTCTCTAAAATGGAATATCCCCTTGTGCATTATGCTCGTATGTTTGGATTAGCTGGGTGTTTTTCAGTATGCCTGCAAAGTGCTTATACTGGAAATGATGATTATGTACTAGAGTTTTTCCTGCCACCTGATTGCAGAAAAGATGATGAGCAAAAGGTTCTTTTGGAGTCCATCTTAGCTCTGCTGACACAGCATCTTCATAGTTTACATTTAGCCACTGATGAAGGCTCTAGTGAAGAACTTCAAGTCAGTGCTATCACTGTAATCAATAACGATGTACAACATCTGAACTTTGAAGGTGGCATTCATGCATCGCATGAGAGCAAAACGAATGGAATCCTTGGGCCTGACAGCCAGAAAAGAATAGTTTCAACGGAATATGAAATGTGGCTATCACCTGAAAATGACACCAAATGCAATGGCAAATTATTTGTTGGACCAAAAGGTGGCTGTACCTCAGATTCTTTGTTGCCTGACAACAATAGCAAACATCAAGTAAGGAGACGAGGAAAAGCAGAAAAAACATTCAGTTTGGAAGTTATTCAACATTATTTTACTGGAAGCTTGAAGAATGCAGCAAAAAGCCTTGGAG TATGTCCTACAACTATGAAGCGCATCTGCAGGCAACATGGTATTTCTCGCTGGCCATCTCGGCAAATCAGCAAGGTTAACCGTTCTATTTCAAAATTAAAGAAGGTGATTGAATCTGTTGAAGGATCGGAGAGTGGATTTACTCTCACATCTATCACGGGTCCTCTTCCAGTTCCTTTCAGTCCATCCAATCCTATCAATATAAAGAACGGACAGCAAACCGAGGTTATTGACCTTTCCATCCCTTCTGTTCAAGAAAACAGAGGTTCGTCCTTGCAAAGTAAGTTATTAGAGAATGATGATCGCCTAGGCATGGCCATTCCTCAGCAAAGCTTTCTGGCTAATCTCAGCAGACAGATTGAACGGGAGAAAGCTTCAaacttgagaagttcttctggAGAACCTAGCACGCATTCAGGGACGTCAGAAGAATCCTGCCTTGGTAGCCCTGCAAACAAGACGTTTGTTTCAACACTCATGGAACCACAACAAAACATGTGGAAACCAGATAGCTTCACACAAGAGTTATTTCAAACACAGGACCTGCTGCTTCCAGGACTGTTTGTTAACGGTTCAGGAAGCTCTGAAAATTGCAAGAACCACATCACAGATGCAGTTAACGAACCTTCTGTAGTCCCTCTTGGCAGTCTTATGTCTGCAGATAATTCAGGGATAGTAACAGTAAAGGCACGCTACAAGGAAGACCTTTTAAGGTTTCGGTTCCCATGTTCTGCAAGTATTATTGATTTGAAAGATGAGGTGGCCAAACGGATACAGGCAGATGTTGGTGTCTTTGATATCAAGTATCTTGATGATGATCATGAATGGGTGAAGCTGACATGTGATGCTGACTTAGAAGAGTGCATGGAGATCTCCCGGCTATCTGGTAGCAACGTTTTGAGGCTGTTGGTCACTGACATTGCTCCGATCCTTGGTAGTTCTTGTGGGAGCACTGGATGA
- the LOC101767815 gene encoding protein NLP3 isoform X3: MEKLTLALRYFKDSTNQHLLVQVWVPIRKGDRYMLSTSGQPFVLDKRSIGLLQYRAVSIMYMFSVDGNNVKDLGLPGRVYKQGVPEWTPNVQYYSITEYARLNHAISYNVHGTVALPVFDPSTKSCIAVVELIMTSKKVNYANEVGKVCKALEAVSLKSTEVVEHPYVQICNEGHHAALVEMLEVLTVIGEELKLPLAQTWVPCKYQNSLVPCGGVKKSCFNIHGSCAQELCISTSDVAFQVIDAHMWGFRDACVEHHLQKGQGVSGKAFILHRPCFCKDVTRFSKMEYPLVHYARMFGLAGCFSVCLQSAYTGNDDYVLEFFLPPDCRKDDEQKVLLESILALLTQHLHSLHLATDEGSSEELQVSAITVINNDVQHLNFEGGIHASHESKTNGILGPDSQKRIVSTEYEMWLSPENDTKCNGKLFVGPKGGCTSDSLLPDNNSKHQVRRRGKAEKTFSLEVIQHYFTGSLKNAAKSLGVCPTTMKRICRQHGISRWPSRQISKVNRSISKLKKVIESVEGSESGFTLTSITGPLPVPFSPSNPINIKNGQQTEVIDLSIPSVQENRGSSLQSKLLENDDRLGMAIPQQSFLANLSRQIEREKASNLRSSSGEPSTHSGTSEESCLGSPANKTFVSTLMEPQQNMWKPDSFTQELFQTQDLLLPGLFVNGSGSSENCKNHITDAVNEPSVVPLGSLMSADNSGIVTVKARYKEDLLRFRFPCSASIIDLKDEVAKRIQADVGVFDIKYLDDDHEWVKLTCDADLEECMEISRLSGSNVLRLLVTDIAPILGSSCGSTG, from the exons ATG GAAAAGCTCACATTAGCTCTGAGGTACTTCAAGGACTCTACCAATCAGCATTTGTTGGTTCAGGTTTGGGTGCCTATCAGGAAAGGGGATCGCTACATGCTAAGTACTTCAGGGCAGCCCTTTGTGCTTGATAAACGGAGTATCGGACTTCTTCAGTATAGGGCTGTGTCCATTATGTATATGTTTTCTGTGGATGGGAACAATGTCAAAGACTTGGGACTACCTGGGCGCGTATACAAGCAGGGAGTACCTGAATGGACACCCAATGTGCAGTACTACAGCATTACCGAATATGCACGGCTTAACCATGCAATAAGTTACAATGTTCATGGTACTGTTGCCTTACCTGTGTTTGATCCTTCCACGAAGTCATGCATTGCTGTTGTTGAACTTATAATGACATCAAAGAAAGTAAACTATGCAAATGAGGTTGGTAAAGTCTGCAAAGCTCTTGAG GCCGTGAGTCTTAAAAGCACTGAAGTTGTGGAACATCCATATGTTCAG ATATGTAATGAAGGTCATCATGCTGCTCTTGTAGAGATGTTGGAAGTCCTGACAGTAATTGGTGAAGAGCTCAAACTGCCCTTAGCTCAGACTTGGGTGCCTTGCAAATACCAAAATTCACTGGTACCTTGTGGTGGTGTGAAGAAGAGTTGCTTCAATATTCATGGAAGTTGTGCCCAAGAATTATGCATATCAACTAGTGATGTTGCGTTTCAGGTTATTGATGCTCATATGTGGGGATTCCGAGATGCATGTGTAGAGCACCACCTGCAGAAAGGACAAGGAGTTTCCGGAAAGGCATTCATCCTACATAGGCCTTGCTTTTGCAAAGACGTGACTAGATTCTCTAAAATGGAATATCCCCTTGTGCATTATGCTCGTATGTTTGGATTAGCTGGGTGTTTTTCAGTATGCCTGCAAAGTGCTTATACTGGAAATGATGATTATGTACTAGAGTTTTTCCTGCCACCTGATTGCAGAAAAGATGATGAGCAAAAGGTTCTTTTGGAGTCCATCTTAGCTCTGCTGACACAGCATCTTCATAGTTTACATTTAGCCACTGATGAAGGCTCTAGTGAAGAACTTCAAGTCAGTGCTATCACTGTAATCAATAACGATGTACAACATCTGAACTTTGAAGGTGGCATTCATGCATCGCATGAGAGCAAAACGAATGGAATCCTTGGGCCTGACAGCCAGAAAAGAATAGTTTCAACGGAATATGAAATGTGGCTATCACCTGAAAATGACACCAAATGCAATGGCAAATTATTTGTTGGACCAAAAGGTGGCTGTACCTCAGATTCTTTGTTGCCTGACAACAATAGCAAACATCAAGTAAGGAGACGAGGAAAAGCAGAAAAAACATTCAGTTTGGAAGTTATTCAACATTATTTTACTGGAAGCTTGAAGAATGCAGCAAAAAGCCTTGGAG TATGTCCTACAACTATGAAGCGCATCTGCAGGCAACATGGTATTTCTCGCTGGCCATCTCGGCAAATCAGCAAGGTTAACCGTTCTATTTCAAAATTAAAGAAGGTGATTGAATCTGTTGAAGGATCGGAGAGTGGATTTACTCTCACATCTATCACGGGTCCTCTTCCAGTTCCTTTCAGTCCATCCAATCCTATCAATATAAAGAACGGACAGCAAACCGAGGTTATTGACCTTTCCATCCCTTCTGTTCAAGAAAACAGAGGTTCGTCCTTGCAAAGTAAGTTATTAGAGAATGATGATCGCCTAGGCATGGCCATTCCTCAGCAAAGCTTTCTGGCTAATCTCAGCAGACAGATTGAACGGGAGAAAGCTTCAaacttgagaagttcttctggAGAACCTAGCACGCATTCAGGGACGTCAGAAGAATCCTGCCTTGGTAGCCCTGCAAACAAGACGTTTGTTTCAACACTCATGGAACCACAACAAAACATGTGGAAACCAGATAGCTTCACACAAGAGTTATTTCAAACACAGGACCTGCTGCTTCCAGGACTGTTTGTTAACGGTTCAGGAAGCTCTGAAAATTGCAAGAACCACATCACAGATGCAGTTAACGAACCTTCTGTAGTCCCTCTTGGCAGTCTTATGTCTGCAGATAATTCAGGGATAGTAACAGTAAAGGCACGCTACAAGGAAGACCTTTTAAGGTTTCGGTTCCCATGTTCTGCAAGTATTATTGATTTGAAAGATGAGGTGGCCAAACGGATACAGGCAGATGTTGGTGTCTTTGATATCAAGTATCTTGATGATGATCATGAATGGGTGAAGCTGACATGTGATGCTGACTTAGAAGAGTGCATGGAGATCTCCCGGCTATCTGGTAGCAACGTTTTGAGGCTGTTGGTCACTGACATTGCTCCGATCCTTGGTAGTTCTTGTGGGAGCACTGGATGA
- the LOC101768755 gene encoding trifunctional UDP-glucose 4,6-dehydratase/UDP-4-keto-6-deoxy-D-glucose 3,5-epimerase/UDP-4-keto-L-rhamnose-reductase RHM1 encodes MATAYKPKNILITGAAGFIASHVAIRITKKYPDYKIVVLDKLDYCSNLKNLLPVSSSPNFKFVKGDIASADLVNFLLVTENIDTIMHFAAQTHVDNSFGNSFEFTKNNIYGTHVLLEACKITGQIKRFIHVSTDEVYGETDEDAVVGNKEASQLLPTNPYAATKAGAEMLVMAYGRSYGLPVITTRGNNVYGPNQFPEKLIPKFILLAMRGEPLPIHGDGTNVRSYLYCEDVAEAFEVILHHGEVGHVYNIGTKRERTVIDVAKDVCKLFNLEADKVIMFVENRPFNDQRYFLDDEKLKSLGWAERTPWEEGLKKTMEWYVANSDYWGDVSGALLPHPRTLMMPGYEGSEEIKGILSQFNNIQTKVASTSDSAPETHAFKFLIYGRTGWIGGLLGKICEKQGIPYEYGKGRLQERSSLILDIQTIKPTHVFNAAGVTGRPNVDWCESHKPDTIRTNVVGTLTLADVCREHGLLMINYATGCIFEYDACHPEGSGIGFKEEDTPNFTGSFYSKTKAMVEELLKEYENVCTLRVRMPISSDLSNPRNFVTKISRYNKVVNIPNSMTILDELLPISVEMAKRNLRGIYNFTNPGVVSHNEILEMYKQYIHPSFKWTNFNLEEQAKVIIAPRSNNEMDASKLKKEFPELLSIKDSLIKYVFEPNQKLPIN; translated from the exons ATGGCTACGGCATATAAACCTAAGAACATTCTTATTACGGGAGCTGCTGGCTTTATCGCCTCCCATGTCGCAATCCGTATTACCAAGAAGTACCCCGATTACAAGATCGTCGTCCTTGACAAGCTTGACTACTGTTCTAATCTGAAGAACCTGCTCCCTGTGAGCTCTTCACCAAACTTCAAGTTTGTCAAGGGCGACATTGCAAGCGCTGATCTTGTCAACTTCCTTCTTGTCACGGAGAACATTGATACCATAATGCACTTTGCAGCCCAGACTCATGTCGACAATTCATTTGGGAATTCCTTCGAATTTACCAAGAACAACATTTATGGTACCCATGTTCTTCTTGAGGCCTGCAAGATCACTGGACAGATCAAGAGGTTCATCCATGTCAGCACTGATGAGGTCTACGGGGAGACAGATGAGGATGCAGTTGTTGGCAACAAGGAGGCATCACAGCTGCTCCCCACAAACCCATATGCAGCCACCAAAGCTGGAGCAGAGATGCTTGTAATGGCATATGGGAGATCCTATGGCCTGCCGGTTATAACTACTCGAGGAAATAATGTCTATGGCCCTAATCAGTTTCCTGAGAAGCTTATCCCAAAGTTCATTCTCTTGGCCATGAGAGGGGAGCCCCTCCCAATCCATGGTGATGGAACCAATGTCCGTAGCTACCTCTATTGTGAGGATGTTGCAGAGGCATTTGAGGTAATTCTTCATCATGGAGAAGTTGGGCATGTTTATAATATTGGAACAAAGAGAGAGAGGACGGTCATTGATGTGGCAAAAGATGTTTGCAAGCTTTTCAATTTGGAAGCTGACAAAGTTATCATGTTTGTCGAGAACAGACCTTTCAACGATCAGAGGTATTTCTTGGATGATGAGAAGCTCAAGAGCCTTGGATGGGCTGAGCGCACCCCATGGGAGGAAGGCTTGAAGAAGACAATGGAATGGTATGTAGCAAATTCCGATTACTGGGGAGATGTTTCTGGTGCATTGCTGCCTCATCCGAGGACGCTAATGATGCCTGGGTATGAGGGCTCTGAGGAGATTAAAGGAATACTCAGTCAGTTCAATAACATTCAGACAAAGGTGGCTTCAACATCAGATAGTGCTCCGGAAACGCATGCCTTCAAGTTCTTGATATATGGTAGGACAGGATGGATCGGTGGACTTCTTGGAAAAATATGTGAGAAGCAAGGAATTCCATATGAATATGGAAAAGGTCGCTTGCAAGAGCGTTCTTCACTCATCCTGGATATCCAAACTATTAAACCAACACATGTCTTCAATGCTGCTGGTGTTACTGGCAGACCCAATGTTGATTGGTGTGAATCACACAAGCCGGACACCATTCGTACCAATGTCGTGGGCACCCTGACTCTAGCTGATGTGTGTAGGGAGCATGGCTTATTGATGATAAATTATGCCACTGGGTGCATATTTGAATATGATGCATGTCATCCAGAAGGGTCAGGTATCGGCTTCAAAGAGGAGGATACACCAAATTTTACTGGTTCGTTCTACTCGAAGACTAAGGCAATG GTTGAGGAGTTATTGAAGGAGTATGAGAACGTCTGCACCCTACGAGTCCGGATGCCAATATCTTCTGACCTCAGCAACCCTCGAAACTTTGTGACAAAGATCAGCCGTTACAACAAGGTGGTGAACATCCCTAACAGCATGACAATATTGGACGAGCTCTTGCCTATCTCAGTGGAGATGGCGAAGAGGAACCTGCGGGGCATTTATAATTTCACCAACCCTGGCGTTGTCAGCCACAACGAGATCCTGGAGATGTACAAGCAGTACATCCACCCCAGCTTCAAGTGGACAAACTTCAACCTTGAGGAGCAGGCCAAGGTTATCATCGCGCCCCGGAGCAACAATGAAATGGATGCAAGCAAGCTGAAGAAGGAGTTCCCCGAGCTGCTGTCGATCAAGGACTCGTTGATCAAGTATGTCTTCGAGCCTAATCAGAAGCTGCCCATAAACTGA